In Anthonomus grandis grandis chromosome 6, icAntGran1.3, whole genome shotgun sequence, one DNA window encodes the following:
- the LOC126737840 gene encoding uncharacterized protein LOC126737840, with product MSVLGVFCVVFVALFVAQVKGHGYLIVPPNRASLWRIDSGSPINYQDNEFFCGGLYVQYYKNEGKCGICGDDYRDPVPRSNENGGTYGNGLVFNNYTQGSVITVTSLITANHLGNIYFQICKLDYPTQLETDECFQPVRLADGTDKQPIRPLDYLVHTRLRLPRDLVCDRCVMRWHYRTGNSWGLCNDGTQDMGCGNQEIFRSCADIRILPNGGSSNEDSTPDDYDSDSTEEDSTDSEEGHHPPEIDRHTPCIPNPHYVPKEQMHKEWSKSEEISDSSRALDLNKNIPCIPNPHYKPHKKP from the exons ATGTCAGTATTGGGGGTTTTTTGTGTGGTTTTTGTGGCTCTGTTTGTAGCCCAGGTCAAGGGTCATGGATATTTGATTGTGCCCCCAAATAGGGCTTCTTTGTGGAGAATTGATAGTGGTTCGCCCATCAATTACCAggataatgaatttttttgtggGGGACTTTAT gtccaATATTACAAAAACGAAGGAAAATGCGGAATTTGCGGAGACGACTATAGAGACCCAGTGCCAAGAAGCAACGAAAACGGCGGTACATACGGTAACGGTTTAGTGTTTAACAACTATACCCAAGGCTCTGTTATAACTGTTACTTCCCTAATAACTGCCAACCATCTTGGGAACATTTACTTCCA AATCTGCAAACTGGACTACCCTACGCAACTAGAAACTGATGAATGTTTTCAACCAGTTAGATTAGCTGATGGAACAGATAAACAACCTATTCGCCCTCTGGATTATTTGGTTCACACTAGATTAAGACTCCCAAGAGATCTTGTGTGTGACAGATGTGTAATGAGGTGGCATTATAGAActg gtaattCTTGGGGCTTGTGTAATGATGGCACCCAAGATATGGGATGTGGTAACCAGGAAATCTTCCGGTCATGCGCTGATATCAGAATTCTGCCTAATGGTGGCTCATCTAATGAAGATTCAACACCTGATGATTATGATTCTGATAGTACAGAAGAAGACAGTACGGATTCAGAAGAAGGACATCACCCTCCTGAGATTGATAGGCATACACCATGTATTCCAAACCCCCATTATGTACCAAAGGAACAAATGCATAAGGAATGGTCCAAATCAGAAGAAATCTCTGACAGCAGTAGAGCATtggacttaaataaaaatatcccaTGTATTCCTAATCCTCATTATAAGCCTCATAAGaaaccttaa
- the LOC126737841 gene encoding INO80 complex subunit C has translation MNADPQTIPQKPVFKSSSWYLSRQSNKKRAWKGLKQIISSEKSLPWAENVVHYSSINAPPSFKPPEKFSDLSGLLAPYTDPQSRLRYANKEEYATIIDLPMDITAGYLALRGATSIVG, from the coding sequence ATGAACGCCGATCCACAAACCATCCCACAAAAACCAGTATTTAAATCTTCCTCCTGGTATCTATCCAGACAATCAAATAAAAAGAGAGCCTGGAAAGGCCTAAAGCAAATTATTTCATCGGAAAAATCGTTGCCGTGGGCGGAAAACGTGGTGCACTACAGCAGTATTAACGCTCCGCCATCATTTAAACCACCAGAAAAGTTTTCAGACTTGTCCGGCCTACTCGCACCTTACACAGATCCACAAAGCAGGTTAAGGTATGCCAATAAGGAAGAATATGCCACTATTATTGACCTTCCTATGGACATCACTGCAGGTTATCTAGCTTTAAGGGGTGCAACTAGTATTGTTGGTTAA
- the LOC126737625 gene encoding uncharacterized protein LOC126737625: protein MRDNIATAAPMDTLARCVVDTPFNATPNEQKPLAISVSSNVYYGYQPLTRQTNHERVDSACEDILNKTFSEMDTDQYEADCLNRKRTRDQFELSCNQAKRKRHNEPTKLDLNPHNKQFKSLSTEIDEELLRETHGCTYYHWVSSNV from the exons ATGCGTGACAATATTGCAACTGCGGCCCCAATGGATACGTTAGCGCGTTGCGTTGTTGATACCCCCTTTAACGCCACCCCAAATGAACAAAAACCTCTCGCAATTAGCGTGTCTTCTAATGTCTATTACGGATATCAGCCCTTAACTCGACAAACCAACCATGAACGAGTTGATTCGGCCTGTGAAGACATTCTAAATAAGACTTTTAGCGAAATGGATACCGACCAGTATGAAGCTGACtgtttaaatagaaaaagaacaAGGGATCAGTTCGAGTTGAGCTGCAATCAGGCTAAGAGAAAACGACATAATG agccAACAAAATTGGATTTGAATCCCcataataaacaattcaaatcTTTATCGACTGAAATAGATGAGGAGCTTTTACGGGAAACTCATGGATGTACTTATTACCATTGGGTATCCAGCAATGTATAA
- the LOC126737518 gene encoding jerky protein homolog-like: MTAGIFKEWFKEIFVPEVRKFLKKHGLPEKALLLLDNAPSHPPVEELLSDDGLIQVMYMPPNVTPLIQPMDQNVIRLTKLHYRSMFLAMVVANKSKDMNVIIKQYNLRDAILNLSRAWNKLEPATIKKCWKNIFESQSNDDRENTIPLATLRQELLSLNSIVETNLNLLEEIDPGQDFERGDIEEWNKDDFVEHDENCTACLMIQKPNGIKIQRFLRLWIKSLTLRQFVYLTEV, from the exons ATGACAGCCGGAATTTTTAAGGAATGGttcaaagaaatttttgttcCTGAG gtgaGAAAGTTTCTTAAGAAACATGGTCTTCCAGAGAAAGCACTTCTTTTATTGGATAATGCCCCCAGTCATCCCCCAGTAGAGGAACTTTTATCTGATGATGGACTAATTCAAGTTATGTATATGCCTCCCAATGTGACACCCTTAATTCAACCTATGGACCAAAACGTCATTAGGTTGACTAAACTGCATTATCGCTCCATGTTTTTGGCAATGGTTGTAGCTAATAAATCTAAGGACATGAATGTCATTATCAAACAATACAACCTCAGGGATGCTATTTTAAACTTATCACGAGCATGGAATAAATTAGAACCAGCAACCATTAAAAAgtgttggaaaaatattttcgaaagccAAAGCAATGATGATCGTGAAAACACAATACCCTTGGCAACTCTTCGTCAAGAATTGCTAAGCCTGAATAGCATTGTAGAGACTAAcctcaatttattagaagaaattgatcCAGGGCAAGACTTCGAACGTGGAGATATCGAAGAATGGAATAAAGATGACTTCGTTGAACATGATGAGAATTGTACTGCGTGTCTAATGATTCAGAAACCGAACGGGATCAAGATCCAGAGGTTTCTCAGGCTATGGATAAAGTCACTCACGTTGAGGCAGTTCGTATATTTAACAGAGGTCTAG